The genomic segment CGTCTTCAAATGCAGGCTGCCCGCGAAGGAGTTCCGTATCAGACCTATATTGCGAGTTCGCTACACAAACTTGTTTCTGGGCGATTGAAAGAAATTGGGTAACTATCCAGTACAATCAACATTGATCCCTGGGCATGGCGCTAAAACGCAACCCCGGAAATGGTTTCCGTGGATGAGTCACTTTGCTTGATGCCACTCCTTATGACCTCCACTCCTGATGAAGACTACGCCGTTCGGCTCTCGCCCGGCGCTTCCTTTTCCATTCCATCCACAGCCAAGGTTCTCGACTCCGTCCAGCTGGCGGAATTGGAGCGGACGTTTCGGACCTGGGCAACCGAATCAGCAAGACAGGATGTTCGGGCGTCCAGACAACGCATTTTGCTGATATTCCTTCTGATTCGACATTCAGGCGCGAAGCTGAACGAGGTCTTGGAACTCAGGTTCGGGGACATTGATCTGGAGAAGCGGGTCGTCATTTTGGCCGGCGAGGACAAGGAGAAGGGCAGGACCGTTGAAATTCCGGACGATCTGGCAGAGGAGCTTCGCACGGCCTTGAGTCAGGGCGCACATGCTCCGGATGACGCCCTGTTTCGAATCGATCCGGCCCATGTCCGGCGCAAGTTCTATGAGCAGGCCGAGGCCTGCGGCCTGCCACGGGACTTTGGCAATCCCAGTACGTTGCGCCGATCCCGCTCCGTGGAATTGTTGCGCGGCAACCTGCCTCTGCCTGTGGTCCAGCGGCTGCTGGGCCACTCCACGCCCAATCTCACGGCCGCGCACCTGGAGGTTTCCGAGGAGGACGTTCATCATGCCGCGAGACAGTACGTGGACCGGGAAAGCAGCAGACGCACCAGCGCCCGGAACATTTTCTTCGGCAAGATCGTCGAAATGAACAAGGGTGACATCCAGTCCGAGGTGATTCTGCAGACCCTTGGTGACCTACGGATCACCTCCGTCATCACCAATACCAGCCTCAAGCGGATGCGCCTGAAGATCGGTACCTTTGCCACCGCTGAGATCAAGGCGCCCTGGGTGCTCATCGCCGGATCAGTGGATGCGGCAGAGAACAGCGCGGAGAATCGCCTGCCTGGAGTGGTGATGGCGGTCAACGCGGGTAAGGTGAACGTGGAAGTTTTAGTGCGCCTTTCCGAAGGCACGGAGATCTGCGCGGTGGTCACCGCTACCGGATTCCATCGTCTGAAATTGAAGGTGAATGATCCGGTTTGGACGCTTTTTGGGGCGTATTCCGTGATTCTTAATCGAGAGTGAAGCTCATCACGGAGAGGGTGACGAGTTCTCGAGAGACGGCAGCCTCATGAATTGTCATCAAAAGTGGACTTGAAAAAGAAAAAGATTTTCAGAAAGAACCCATCACGCCCGCTCCCACTCAAACCCCACAATATTGCGCTCCTCGCGCTCGAACTCCACGCCAACCAGATAGACGGCCTCGGTGTCCGCCCGGTACTTGTCCGCGTAGCCTTTTCGCCTGATCTGATCCAAGGCGCTACCCGGAGTTTGGTCCAGGTCCACCACCTTGAATTCAAAGATGTAGGCCCGGTTCTCGAAGAGCACTGTCATGTTCAGGCGACCGTGGCTGGTGGGTTCCTCCGGCCGGGTGTCCAGTCCCAAACCGGCGAAGTAGCAATAGAACACCGAGCAGTAGTAGCCTTCGTAGGCAGCCAGATTGTTCTTGCGGTACCAGTCGTGGGGAATGGCGGCGAACACGGCGTGGAACACCGCCCGCAGATCATCCACCTGGCCATGGCGCAGGGCGTTGACCAGGGTGCGCAAGGATTTCTTCATTGCCACCGGTTGCTGGGTGAAGAAGTTCAGCAGATGTTCGGTGAAGCTTTTTTTGACTTCATGGTTGGGATACCGCAGGCGGTAGAGCACTTCGCCGGGCAGAATCTCCTCCTGGCCGGTGATGGTCAGATAACCGGCCTGGAACAACAAGGTTTCGGGAAAGATGGACTCCACGTCGAAGCTGCCCAGCAGCTCAGGACCGATCTCGATTCCTTCTATGGCCGGGATGACATACCGTTGGGCCGTGAGCAGGCGGATCAGGAATTCCGGGGTTGCGGTTTCGAACCAGTAGTTCCGGAAGAGACCCTCTTGGAAGTAATTGAGCAGGCTGTAGGGATTGTAGGTCTTCTCCCCCAGCCAGGAATACCCGTTGTACCAGCGGCGGATTTCATCGAGATTCCTGCCCCGCAAGTGCTCGACAAAGGTGGCTGTCAGCTCGGATTCGGTCCAGCCGCAAATCGTGGCAAAGCGGGGGGAAAGGGTGATGTCCGTCAGGTTGTTCAGGCCGGAAAAAAGGCTCACCTTCGAAAACTTGGACACTCCGGTCAGGAAGACGAACTTGAGATGGGCGTCGCTGTCCTTGATTACGGAGTAGAAGTTCTTCAAGCCGTTGCGTATCTGGACAGCCTGTTCCGGCTTGGTGATGTTGTCCAGAATCGGCTTGTCGTACTCGTCCACCAGGATAACCGTTGGGCTGCCGAATTTCTCAGCCGCTTGACGAATCAGATCTTCAAAGCAGTCAATAACGTTGTCAGGGTTGCGACACTGAATGCCCAATTCGTCTTGGTTGTTGCGCAAAATGGTGACGATCCGTTGATCCAATTCCTCGCGGTTGCGTAATACGCCGCTACCAAAAGAAATCCGGATCACGGGATGTCGCGTCTCCCAATTCCAACGGTCTTCCAGCCACAACCCGCGAAAGAGCTCCTGGTTGCCTTCGAAGGCCTCCTTGAGAGTGTCCACGAACAGGGATTTGCCGAAGCGCCGGGGGCGGGAGAGGAAGTAGTAGGAACCGTTTTCCACCAGTTCATGGATAAATCTGGATTTATCCACGTAGGTGTAGTCCTCAGCTATAATTTTGCTCAGAGTCGCGATGCCAAGGGGTAGTTTCTTCATGACGCGGACCTCGCGGGTATGGCAGGGATAAAGGAATGTTCGGTCGGCGAAGTGTGATTGTGTCTATAGCGGAGCAGGGATGAAATGTCTTCCCGTGCGAGAAGGGCATGTCTTTGGGGGATGGCTTGCATGCCGGAGAGGAGCACCTTGGGGCGTTGCATGCAATGCGCATGGGCGCGATCCTCTCCTCATGCCCCTGCCAGCCGTATCATGCTGCGTCAAGTCCGCGTAAGCGCTCGGCGATGTTCCAGGTCCGGCAGTGCCGGACAGTGGCCGTGGGGGTCAGGTGTTCCCAGGGCCTGCCCTGGAGCATAGCCTGGCGCACGTCAGTGCCGCTGATCCCTTTCTGCTCCGACGGAATCTCCCAGAGGACGTGAGTTCGCAGCCCCATGGCCTGGAACTGGGCGAGCTTGTGGCGGCCCCAGTCGTCGCAGATGGAGAGCAGAAAGACCGCATCCAGGGGTACGTAGTGGCGGTAAAGATCCGGATGGGTGATGGGTAGGGGGACGATGGTCACCTCCGCATGGCTGACTCCGGCTTCCAGCAGGACGTCCCGGAGAATCACCAGACGTTCGTAAAAAGTCAGGGGATTGGCCAGGGCGCTGGAACGCTTGCGGTCCGCGTCCACCTCGGCGGTCAGGCAGGGGTCCGGATTGGTGATGCCCACCACCAGATGGCGACACAGCGCCTTGCCGGCCATGAGGTAGCGTAGGTGGTCATTGTGCGGAACCTGAAACCGCCCGTGAATCACGCCGATGTCGTACATATGCTTTCCATGCGGCATGAGGGTTAATGGGCGCGCAGGGGCTGATAGTTCCCAGGCCAGTGCAGGCAGTCATCCGGAGTGTCCCGCGTGCCTTCCAGGCGGGCCATGTCCAGGTGATTCAAAATCAGCCGCATCAGCTCCATTCCGCGGACGCAGCCCAGACACCCCTGGGCCGCGTGAATCTCGTTGAAACGGTCCACCAGATCCCGCCGGACTCCGGCCCCGTGCATGAGCAGAGGAACCGGTTCGCCGGAGTGGATCATGTTCCCGGAACTGGGGGTGGAATGGTCCGCGGTGATCACCACCAGCAGGGCCGGATGCTGCAGCAGCGTCTGCTCCACAGTGCCCAAGGCCTGGTCCAAGGTCTCGATCACCGCTTTCTTGAGCAACGGATCCTTGGCATGGGCCGCCTCGTCCGGAGCCTTGGTATGCAGGTGGATGAAGTCGTATCTTTCGAGATAGCCGGGCACGGCGGCCAGATCATGGGCAAAGTCGGCCCGCAGGTTTCCGGTGTCTCGCGGTGCTTGCCAATCCATTCCCAGATACCGGGCCAGGCCCCGAAATACCGCGCCCGATGCGATGCTCAGGCCTCGCAGGCCGAAACGCCGGGTAAACGGCGTGACCGAGCGCATTCTCCCGGCGCGCTGGGTGACCAGACCCGTGACCGGCGGCAGTCCGGCCTCTTCGCGACGGGCATTCAGCGGGTGTGTTTGCAGGGTATGCCAGACATGCAGGAGATAGGCCCGGAGGACTGAAGCTGTTTTTTGGGCTGTTTTTTGAGCTGCTTTTTGGGCAGCCTTCCGGGCTCTCTTTTGAGCTGTCTCTTGGGCACACGCCTCTGTACTGTCTCCGGCATCCGACCCATCTGTCCCATCCGCTTCAGGTTCCCTGGAATGATCCAAGGCCAGGGGCAAAAGATCCGGCAGGAAGCGTCCGGCGCGCATTGGTCCGGTGTCCGTGATGTCCGGCGAAACGTCCCCGGAAAGGATCAGCACGCCGAAGACGCCCTTGACCGGGACGTATCTGATCCGGATGTCTTCCTGATCCCATGTGGGCATTGCTCCAGCCAGGGCGGCGACATCCTCCTTGCTGACCTGGGGCACGTCCTGGACCAGAGCCAGGCAGCCGTCCCGCTCCTCCAGGGCCGCGAAATGGGCCAGAACCGCCACCTCCCTGGAGTCCAGATTGATTCCGGCTCCCAGGGCTTCCAGGGGGCCTCGTCCCGGAAAATCCCGTCGTTCATAGCCGAACATGGCGAAGTGCGCCGTCTCACTGGGTAGAGCCTCGCCCAATGTTCCAGCGTGATACAACCCATTGGCCCCGTTGCGGGCCAGACTGTCCAGATGGGGGGTGTGGGCGGCCTGGAGCGGTGTCTGCCACCCCAAGGTCTGATGGGAGCGGTCTCCCAGCCCATCCAGGACAATCAGCAGGCATTTGTCAGGCATAGCGGACATACTCGGCTGGCGGAGTTGTCATCCACCATGGATTTGTTTTGCAACAGGCCCGGTCAGGGAGGACAATGAACGCGGGACAAGGGCGCGATGGGGCAAGGGGGCGATTTGATGCCCGGCTGGCCGGTCATGCCCGGTCGCGTTGGTCGCGTTGGTCGCGACAAGGGCCTGCCGGACCAGCCTTCTGGTGGCTTCGGCGTGTGCCGGGTTTTGCAGCTCGATGGTCCACCAGGTGCATCCTGTCCACGGGAGGCTGGCGATGAGCGGCTCAAATGGGGCGATATCCTCGATGGGATGGTGGCCTTTTTCGTCTTCGCGGCCGTAGATGTGCAATCCATGAAGACGGTTTTTGAAGAGTTCCACGAAGCCCCGGGCTGAACATCGACCACTGCGCACAGCCTCCGAGCCCAGGGCGTGGCCCACATCCAGGGTGATCATCGCCTCGGCTGTCTCGGCCCAGTGCAGGATGTTCGCCGGTTCACTGGACGGTCCAAGCCGCAGATTCTCCAGACAGACCACGATCCCAAGATCCCTGCCATGCTCCACCAGCCGGGCCAGGTTCTCCATCAGCGTCGGCTCATGCACCGGCAAAGCCGGATCAAGGCCGGTGTGCACCGTGACCACGGGGTCACCCTGTCCGTCCATGGCCCGCAGGGTGCGCAGATGCGCCTCCAGGGATCGCCCAGCCCGAACCGGATCGGCATGGCCCAGCTCATGCTCAAAATACCTGGTATGAAACCGGACACGCAAACCAGCGCGGACAAAGGGACGAACCATTTCCGGCAGCTGGTCCAGTCGGTCCGGGTCCGGTGAGAACTCCACCGCCTCGGCCTGCTCCGTCACCCAGTGCAATCTGGAAGCCGGGTCTGATGCGGACGCGGTGAAGGCCAATGTCGGAAAATGATTCAGGGGGCATCCATGCATGTCGATGGCGGGGACGAGGCTTTTTTGACGGTCAATTTTAAGGCCCATATGGACGCAAGGTGATGTCCGGCCGAAGAGTGTATTGTGGAGAGTGGCTACAGTACCCTGAAACAGCCAAAACCAGCAAGAGATATTTTCTATTGAAAAGTGCATTATCCATTTGTTTTTTCAATTTGACATTCCTGGGTGGAATCATTCTAAACAGTGGCGATAAACACGGCTTTCAACGGGGAGAGGACATGTCGCGAGAAACACCTGGAAACGCTCCCTCCGCGGGCGCTCATCCCCGGGAATGGGAATTTGACGAAGAATTCGACGGCGGAGAGGAGACATGCGGACGGGTGATCATCAACCTCTACACCTACCTGCTGCCCATGCCTCCGGGAACCAGGGTGATGCTCATTTCCCAGGATCCGGCCGCGCCCATCGAGTTTCCGGCCTGGTGCCGCATGACCAGGAATACCCTTCTGGACATGCGCCACCCCTATTATCTCATTGAATACAAACCCGAACAGAAAAAGGAGTGATTCCATGGCAAACAGATTCTGCGTAACCATCAGCCACTGCCGCACCGACGGCGACAAGGCCACCCTGGGCTTCGTTGTGGCCAATGCCGCCCAAGGCAGCGAAAAGGAAACCATGATCTTTCTGAGCACGGACGGCGTGTACTGCGCGGTCAAGGGAGAGGCGGAAAAGATCGATGAAGGCGCACCCTTTGCCCCGCTCAAGGAACTGATCACCAAGTTCGTCAATGCCGGTGGGAAAATCTATGTCTGCACACCCTGTCTGAAAAAACGCGGCCTGTCCGAGGCCGATTTGATCGAGGGCTCGGTCCCGGCCGGCGGTGCGGCGTTGGTGGAATGGCTGTCCGCGGATCCGGCCTGCGTGGCGTATTGAGCCGGAAGGTAGAGTTCAGAAGTCAGAATTCAGAATTCAGAATTCAGGAGTCAGAAGTCAGAAGACAGAATACAGGAGACTGGAGATAGGAGACAGGGGATGGAATGCGCTGGCGTTTCGTTGTCTGTGGGGGGCTGGGGGGGAGTGGGTGCGGCGCTGGGTGCTATTCCACGCGAAGCGCTCGTCCTCTCCGGCCTTTCATCAAGAATTCCATGGAGGAGTGATTTGCATGTCTGCAATCGATGACCAGGTTGACCTGGCCGGGCTTCAGCCCGCGCGGATCTTTGATGGCGGCGATCTGGACTGCGGGTCCGGGTTGATTCTCCTGATCCGGGAAAACATGCTCCAGACAGGGGTTGGGGAGATTCTGGAAATGCGCAGTCGGGAGCCCACGGTCAACGACGACCTGCCGCCCTGGTGCCGGATGGCCGGGCACGTGTATCTGGGCCGTTTGGAGGGACCGGGATATGCCCGCTATTTCCTGCGCCGGGGGGAGCCCAAGGCTGATCAGCCCACTCCTTCCGACGACCAGGCTTTGGCCGAGGACAAGAAAAAGGCCACTGAGTACGAGTGGCGGATGCGGATTCGGTCCACGGGCAACCTGAAGAGTACGGTCTATTGTCGGAACTTTTCCTGGGACTTGGGGCAGCCGGCCAGCTTCAAGGACAAGGATGCCCACCCCTGCGCCGTGGAAGCCTTGCTGGGTGCCCTGGGTGGGGCGTTGAGCAGCGGTTTTGCCACGGATTGCGCCCGGGAGGGGCTGGAGGTGGATGATGTGGAGATCACGGTCCGCGGCAGGCTGCGCAACATTCTGGCGCACATGGGCCTGGAAGAGGGTGATCCGTCTTTCGCGGGCATTGAGGTGAAATGCTTCGCTTCGACCATGGACGACGAAGCCAAGGTTCGTGCGGTCTGGAGCCAAACCGTGGCCCGCTCGCCCATTGCGGCCACGCTGGCCAAGGCGGTAGATTTGAACATCAAATTCGCGGTGGTGTGATCATGTTTACGACAACCCAGGTCGGCAGCTGGCCCCGGTCCCAAACCATGCTCAAGGCCTTGCGCGACCGTCGCCTGGAGCGGATGTCCCAGGCCGAGTTCAACGCCGTGGCCGACGAGGAGGTCCGACGTACCGTGCGCATCCAGGAGGAGGCCGGCCTGGACATTGTGGTGGACGGTGAACATCGCCGGGATAACTTCTACTCCTTTATCACGGAAAAGGTGTCCGGAACCAGGCTGATGAGTCTGGCCGAGATGCTGGACGAGGTGGAGGACAAGTCCGGGTTCGAGGAGTTGTTGAGTACGCTGGACGTACCGGCCTCGGCCATCCGCAACCCCACCTGCGTGGGGCGGCTGGAGCGGCGCGAGCCCCTGGCCGTGGATGATTTGCGGTTCGTGAAGCAGCTTACGGACAAGCCGGTGAAGATCACCCTGCCCGGGCCCTACCTGCTCAGCCGGTCCATGTGGGTACCCAATTATACCAAGAGCGCCTACCGCGACCAAGGCGAGCTGGGCGACGACGTTGTGCGCATCCTGAGGGACGAACTGCTGGAACTGGCCGAGGCCGGTTGTGAATTCGTGCAGTTCGACGAGCCGGTGCTCACGGAAGTGGTCATGTCCGCGGAGTGCGGCCGGCGAACCTTCATGTGAGCGACTCTGGCCACCCGCCGGGATGTGGGTGTTGAACTGGAGTACGCCGCGGAACTGATCAATCGGGTCATCGACGG from the Desulfonatronum thioautotrophicum genome contains:
- a CDS encoding nicotinate-nucleotide adenylyltransferase, coding for MYDIGVIHGRFQVPHNDHLRYLMAGKALCRHLVVGITNPDPCLTAEVDADRKRSSALANPLTFYERLVILRDVLLEAGVSHAEVTIVPLPITHPDLYRHYVPLDAVFLLSICDDWGRHKLAQFQAMGLRTHVLWEIPSEQKGISGTDVRQAMLQGRPWEHLTPTATVRHCRTWNIAERLRGLDAA
- a CDS encoding sugar phosphate isomerase/epimerase family protein, which codes for MGLKIDRQKSLVPAIDMHGCPLNHFPTLAFTASASDPASRLHWVTEQAEAVEFSPDPDRLDQLPEMVRPFVRAGLRVRFHTRYFEHELGHADPVRAGRSLEAHLRTLRAMDGQGDPVVTVHTGLDPALPVHEPTLMENLARLVEHGRDLGIVVCLENLRLGPSSEPANILHWAETAEAMITLDVGHALGSEAVRSGRCSARGFVELFKNRLHGLHIYGREDEKGHHPIEDIAPFEPLIASLPWTGCTWWTIELQNPAHAEATRRLVRQALVATNATNATGHDRPAGHQIAPLPHRALVPRSLSSLTGPVAKQIHGG
- a CDS encoding DsrE family protein, producing the protein MANRFCVTISHCRTDGDKATLGFVVANAAQGSEKETMIFLSTDGVYCAVKGEAEKIDEGAPFAPLKELITKFVNAGGKIYVCTPCLKKRGLSEADLIEGSVPAGGAALVEWLSADPACVAY
- a CDS encoding sulfurtransferase TusA family protein: MSAIDDQVDLAGLQPARIFDGGDLDCGSGLILLIRENMLQTGVGEILEMRSREPTVNDDLPPWCRMAGHVYLGRLEGPGYARYFLRRGEPKADQPTPSDDQALAEDKKKATEYEWRMRIRSTGNLKSTVYCRNFSWDLGQPASFKDKDAHPCAVEALLGALGGALSSGFATDCAREGLEVDDVEITVRGRLRNILAHMGLEEGDPSFAGIEVKCFASTMDDEAKVRAVWSQTVARSPIAATLAKAVDLNIKFAVV
- a CDS encoding alkaline phosphatase family protein — translated: MPDKCLLIVLDGLGDRSHQTLGWQTPLQAAHTPHLDSLARNGANGLYHAGTLGEALPSETAHFAMFGYERRDFPGRGPLEALGAGINLDSREVAVLAHFAALEERDGCLALVQDVPQVSKEDVAALAGAMPTWDQEDIRIRYVPVKGVFGVLILSGDVSPDITDTGPMRAGRFLPDLLPLALDHSREPEADGTDGSDAGDSTEACAQETAQKRARKAAQKAAQKTAQKTASVLRAYLLHVWHTLQTHPLNARREEAGLPPVTGLVTQRAGRMRSVTPFTRRFGLRGLSIASGAVFRGLARYLGMDWQAPRDTGNLRADFAHDLAAVPGYLERYDFIHLHTKAPDEAAHAKDPLLKKAVIETLDQALGTVEQTLLQHPALLVVITADHSTPSSGNMIHSGEPVPLLMHGAGVRRDLVDRFNEIHAAQGCLGCVRGMELMRLILNHLDMARLEGTRDTPDDCLHWPGNYQPLRAH
- a CDS encoding sulfurtransferase TusA family protein, translating into MSRETPGNAPSAGAHPREWEFDEEFDGGEETCGRVIINLYTYLLPMPPGTRVMLISQDPAAPIEFPAWCRMTRNTLLDMRHPYYLIEYKPEQKKE
- a CDS encoding cobalamin-independent methionine synthase II family protein; the encoded protein is MFTTTQVGSWPRSQTMLKALRDRRLERMSQAEFNAVADEEVRRTVRIQEEAGLDIVVDGEHRRDNFYSFITEKVSGTRLMSLAEMLDEVEDKSGFEELLSTLDVPASAIRNPTCVGRLERREPLAVDDLRFVKQLTDKPVKITLPGPYLLSRSMWVPNYTKSAYRDQGELGDDVVRILRDELLELAEAGCEFVQFDEPVLTEVVMSAECGRRTFMUATLATRRDVGVELEYAAELINRVIDGIAAPPRGPRIGLHICRGNWSTREDVLLTGDYTPLLPALTRMRVHQFVLEYATPRAGEIAVVGEALSGAVPGTDRPRELGLGVVNPRTTEAESPEEIVAKAELALRHYRPEQVFLNTDCGFGCFANRCVNVEEVATDKIRNIVLAARMLRERHG
- a CDS encoding ATP-binding protein, with product MKKLPLGIATLSKIIAEDYTYVDKSRFIHELVENGSYYFLSRPRRFGKSLFVDTLKEAFEGNQELFRGLWLEDRWNWETRHPVIRISFGSGVLRNREELDQRIVTILRNNQDELGIQCRNPDNVIDCFEDLIRQAAEKFGSPTVILVDEYDKPILDNITKPEQAVQIRNGLKNFYSVIKDSDAHLKFVFLTGVSKFSKVSLFSGLNNLTDITLSPRFATICGWTESELTATFVEHLRGRNLDEIRRWYNGYSWLGEKTYNPYSLLNYFQEGLFRNYWFETATPEFLIRLLTAQRYVIPAIEGIEIGPELLGSFDVESIFPETLLFQAGYLTITGQEEILPGEVLYRLRYPNHEVKKSFTEHLLNFFTQQPVAMKKSLRTLVNALRHGQVDDLRAVFHAVFAAIPHDWYRKNNLAAYEGYYCSVFYCYFAGLGLDTRPEEPTSHGRLNMTVLFENRAYIFEFKVVDLDQTPGSALDQIRRKGYADKYRADTEAVYLVGVEFEREERNIVGFEWERA
- a CDS encoding TOBE domain-containing protein — encoded protein: MPLLMTSTPDEDYAVRLSPGASFSIPSTAKVLDSVQLAELERTFRTWATESARQDVRASRQRILLIFLLIRHSGAKLNEVLELRFGDIDLEKRVVILAGEDKEKGRTVEIPDDLAEELRTALSQGAHAPDDALFRIDPAHVRRKFYEQAEACGLPRDFGNPSTLRRSRSVELLRGNLPLPVVQRLLGHSTPNLTAAHLEVSEEDVHHAARQYVDRESSRRTSARNIFFGKIVEMNKGDIQSEVILQTLGDLRITSVITNTSLKRMRLKIGTFATAEIKAPWVLIAGSVDAAENSAENRLPGVVMAVNAGKVNVEVLVRLSEGTEICAVVTATGFHRLKLKVNDPVWTLFGAYSVILNRE